A window from Candidatus Binatia bacterium encodes these proteins:
- a CDS encoding class I SAM-dependent methyltransferase yields the protein MFHDISADMQRVMRELEDETARNQPWLRSVDTDVGRLLSLLAMSAPQGVFLELGSSGGYSSLWLSLAVRAKGVTVTTVDLDENKFALARENISRAGAAGSVQAVHGDAFDYATRFEEIAFCFSDIEPPENNAKVYEKIVPRLVPGGWLVIDNVTSPRVQTDLLNRARTDTRVDCVLLPFPKGDLVCRKC from the coding sequence GTGTTTCATGACATTTCCGCCGACATGCAGCGGGTGATGCGGGAGCTGGAGGACGAGACGGCGCGGAACCAGCCGTGGCTGCGCTCGGTCGATACGGACGTGGGGCGCTTGCTTTCGCTTCTGGCGATGTCGGCGCCGCAGGGCGTGTTCCTCGAGCTCGGCAGCAGCGGCGGATACTCCAGTCTGTGGCTGTCGCTCGCCGTGCGCGCGAAGGGCGTCACGGTCACGACGGTCGATCTCGACGAAAACAAATTCGCCCTCGCGCGCGAGAACATCTCGCGCGCCGGCGCGGCCGGCTCGGTTCAGGCCGTCCACGGCGACGCGTTCGATTACGCGACCCGTTTCGAGGAGATCGCGTTTTGCTTCTCGGATATCGAGCCGCCGGAGAACAACGCCAAGGTCTACGAGAAGATAGTCCCGCGCCTTGTGCCCGGCGGGTGGCTCGTCATCGACAACGTGACTTCGCCGCGCGTCCAGACCGACCTTCTGAACCGCGCGCGCACCGATACGCGAGTGGACTGCGTGCTCCTGCCATTTCCAAAGGGAGATCTCGTCTGCCGGAAGTGCTGA
- a CDS encoding radical SAM protein, which produces MGNVSPPTETNPEVLESYFEKYPDVPKETILKQHLLSLGHWFSDAALQAAEGALVKSYRLFSYDLVPMSEFKRGEHRRVPEHFVILNGPYGMRPVAIQTSLSPHSPYLIDVVDGRLVMTTGGRVLADVRFPKTPDYYAKSLPDGTPYHEIVAFGAFITIFRNCQYWGAKEECKFCDINENARQMKLSRDFTLKAPVKSVADVVRVCDEVASDARRLGVAPPGFVLSGGTITKTLHGKSEVDFYEEYIRAIKASTAKPRITFEVNARPREEVARYKAAGADHIHFNMEVWDRRLFEWINPGKAERVGWDNWVRWMCDAVEVFGPGNVQPSFVSGVEMARPHGFQSVAEAVDSTTGCFEYLMSRGIMPRPQQWRREPSTALCKEAEQPPVPLDYYVQLTRNWYECYEKYRSQLPQFGKRKAGLLAERNLLGPVHGAYGDYVMLKENLFPDDIEEQINRRSVPFENLEGGASVS; this is translated from the coding sequence ATGGGTAACGTCTCGCCGCCGACCGAAACCAATCCCGAAGTCCTGGAATCGTATTTCGAGAAATACCCCGACGTTCCCAAAGAAACGATTCTCAAGCAACATCTTCTGAGCCTCGGTCATTGGTTCAGCGACGCCGCGCTCCAGGCCGCCGAAGGCGCGCTGGTCAAGTCCTACCGATTGTTCTCCTACGATCTCGTGCCGATGTCCGAGTTCAAGAGGGGCGAGCATCGGCGCGTTCCCGAGCACTTCGTCATCCTCAACGGGCCGTACGGCATGCGTCCCGTGGCGATTCAAACTTCGCTTTCTCCTCACTCTCCCTACCTGATCGACGTGGTCGACGGCCGCCTTGTCATGACGACAGGGGGACGGGTCTTAGCTGATGTCCGCTTCCCGAAGACGCCCGACTACTACGCGAAGAGTTTGCCGGACGGCACTCCCTATCATGAGATCGTCGCCTTCGGCGCGTTCATTACGATTTTTCGCAATTGCCAATACTGGGGCGCGAAGGAAGAGTGCAAGTTCTGCGACATCAACGAGAACGCCCGGCAGATGAAGCTGTCGCGCGACTTCACTTTGAAGGCGCCGGTAAAATCGGTGGCGGATGTCGTGCGCGTGTGCGACGAGGTCGCGAGCGACGCCCGGAGACTCGGAGTCGCCCCGCCCGGCTTCGTGCTGAGCGGCGGCACGATCACCAAGACCCTGCACGGCAAGAGCGAAGTGGATTTCTACGAGGAGTACATCCGCGCCATCAAAGCGAGCACGGCGAAGCCAAGAATCACCTTCGAGGTCAATGCCCGGCCGCGCGAAGAGGTGGCGCGGTACAAAGCCGCCGGCGCCGACCACATTCACTTCAACATGGAGGTGTGGGATAGGCGCCTCTTCGAATGGATCAATCCCGGCAAGGCCGAGCGCGTCGGATGGGACAACTGGGTGCGCTGGATGTGCGACGCGGTCGAAGTCTTCGGCCCGGGAAACGTGCAGCCGAGCTTCGTCTCCGGCGTCGAAATGGCGCGGCCCCACGGCTTTCAATCCGTTGCCGAAGCGGTCGACTCGACCACAGGCTGTTTCGAATACTTGATGTCGCGGGGAATCATGCCGCGGCCGCAGCAGTGGCGGCGCGAGCCGTCGACGGCGCTCTGCAAGGAAGCCGAGCAGCCGCCGGTGCCGCTCGACTATTACGTGCAGCTCACGCGCAATTGGTACGAGTGCTACGAGAAATATCGCTCGCAGCTGCCCCAGTTCGGCAAGCGCAAGGCCGGTCTGCTCGCGGAGCGCAACCTGCTGGGTCCAGTGCACGGCGCTTACGGCGACTACGTCATGTTGAAAGAGAATCTTTTTCCGGACGATATCGAAGAGCAGATCAACCGGCGCAGCGTGCCGTTCGAAAATCTCGAGGGAGGCGCAAGTGTTTCATGA
- a CDS encoding type II toxin-antitoxin system HicB family antitoxin — protein sequence MKNEFTAIIERDGDWYIAYCPEIPGANGQGRTKDQARENLAEAIELILQDRREDALRGIPPDAIQETVIIK from the coding sequence ATGAAAAATGAGTTTACCGCCATCATCGAACGTGACGGAGACTGGTATATTGCCTATTGCCCTGAGATTCCCGGCGCCAACGGCCAGGGGCGGACCAAGGATCAGGCTCGGGAAAACTTAGCTGAAGCGATTGAACTCATTCTCCAGGACCGACGGGAGGACGCGCTCCGTGGAATTCCGCCCGACGCCATTCAAGAGACGGTTATTATTAAATGA
- a CDS encoding MBL fold metallo-hydrolase — MRAAAAPGAAVSVEWLGHAMFQIVSSKGTRILTDPHGRGDMPSAMFPQNIVTASHPHGPHSAVWMAKGNPAIFHGLTPSGENWNNVHTSIRDVSVYTVPAYHDKSQGLQRGKNAIFVFRVDDVCIAHLGDLGHELTPAQLKLLGKIDILLQPIAGGMFTVTATEAREVTKQVNPKIAVPMHYDWEGAVDNYIRGNGRVRRLSQPVMKISKQELPQPTEIVVFPVP, encoded by the coding sequence ATGCGCGCGGCGGCTGCGCCCGGCGCCGCCGTATCGGTCGAATGGCTCGGCCACGCCATGTTCCAGATCGTTTCGTCTAAGGGAACGCGGATTTTGACGGACCCGCACGGACGCGGCGACATGCCTTCGGCCATGTTTCCTCAGAACATCGTCACAGCGAGCCACCCGCATGGACCGCACAGCGCCGTCTGGATGGCCAAAGGGAATCCCGCCATCTTTCATGGCCTCACTCCCAGCGGCGAGAACTGGAACAACGTGCACACGAGCATCCGCGACGTTTCCGTTTATACGGTGCCGGCCTATCACGACAAGAGCCAGGGATTGCAGCGGGGGAAAAACGCCATTTTCGTCTTCCGCGTGGACGACGTGTGCATCGCGCATCTCGGCGATCTGGGCCACGAGCTCACGCCGGCTCAGCTCAAGTTATTAGGAAAAATCGACATTCTGCTCCAGCCCATCGCCGGCGGCATGTTCACCGTAACGGCGACCGAGGCGAGAGAAGTCACCAAGCAGGTAAACCCGAAGATTGCGGTGCCGATGCATTACGACTGGGAAGGAGCGGTGGACAACTACATCCGGGGCAACGGCCGCGTTCGCAGGCTGAGCCAGCCGGTGATGAAAATCTCGAAGCAGGAATTGCCGCAGCCGACCGAGATCGTGGTATTTCCCGTCCCTTGA
- a CDS encoding amidohydrolase family protein, with amino-acid sequence MEIKHKLISADSHAAFDPETYTSRMSAGKWDEKIPHVVEVQDNGQRVHRWSIYGKVHNGNVCNCPAVMGEPFPTYPKRWEEVPRTAYDPRERLKALDADGVDAEVLFPNPPGGTFFEFKDPEFELDAVRAYNDALGEWVRASDRYLPLAILPYLSEPKTIAREIKRAASVGHRGINCLGEAPKRLPHLTDPYWYPVWTICQELDIPVHIHGSAGLRAGSSVRKWSGYSPRQAHSAMTATSAVTPAQVIPQLIFSGLTERFPRLKFVFAEAGIGGLNFVLAACDHEWESRRLWTAGLATRPSETVRRQMYVNFWFEAEGIKLRHDIGIDNIMWESDFPHVASYYPRSWQEVERVLEGVPPDDRRKVLYENALRVYRIDATFPAENN; translated from the coding sequence ATGGAAATCAAACACAAGCTGATCAGCGCGGACTCGCACGCGGCGTTCGATCCCGAGACTTACACTTCCCGGATGTCGGCCGGCAAATGGGACGAAAAAATCCCTCATGTCGTAGAGGTGCAGGACAACGGACAGCGCGTTCACCGCTGGTCCATCTACGGCAAAGTCCATAACGGCAACGTCTGCAACTGCCCCGCGGTCATGGGCGAGCCGTTTCCGACTTATCCCAAGCGGTGGGAAGAGGTTCCGAGGACGGCTTACGACCCGCGCGAGCGGCTAAAGGCGCTCGATGCCGACGGGGTCGACGCGGAAGTGCTCTTTCCCAATCCGCCGGGCGGAACGTTTTTCGAATTCAAAGACCCCGAATTCGAGCTGGACGCCGTGCGCGCCTACAACGACGCGCTCGGCGAGTGGGTGCGCGCCAGCGACCGCTACCTGCCGCTCGCGATTCTGCCGTACTTGAGCGAGCCGAAAACCATCGCGCGCGAGATCAAGCGCGCGGCGTCGGTCGGCCATCGCGGCATCAACTGCCTCGGCGAAGCGCCGAAACGGCTCCCTCACCTTACCGATCCGTACTGGTATCCGGTCTGGACCATTTGCCAGGAGCTCGACATCCCGGTCCACATCCACGGCTCGGCGGGTCTGCGCGCAGGTTCGTCGGTGCGCAAGTGGAGCGGCTACTCGCCGCGCCAGGCCCACTCGGCGATGACGGCGACGTCGGCGGTCACGCCGGCGCAGGTCATTCCGCAGTTGATCTTTTCCGGCCTGACCGAGCGCTTTCCGCGCTTGAAGTTCGTCTTCGCCGAGGCCGGCATCGGCGGGCTCAACTTCGTCCTGGCCGCGTGCGATCACGAATGGGAATCGCGCCGCCTGTGGACCGCGGGCCTCGCCACGCGCCCGAGCGAAACGGTGCGGCGGCAGATGTACGTGAACTTCTGGTTCGAAGCGGAAGGCATCAAGCTCCGCCACGACATCGGCATCGACAACATCATGTGGGAGTCGGACTTTCCGCACGTGGCGTCCTACTACCCGCGCTCATGGCAAGAGGTCGAGCGCGTGCTCGAAGGCGTGCCGCCGGACGATCGCCGCAAAGTGCTCTATGAAAACGCGCTGCGCGTTTACCGCATCGACGCCACCTTTCCGGCGGAAAATAATTGA
- a CDS encoding TAXI family TRAP transporter solute-binding subunit, giving the protein MPVQIKRYNAGIQRARGLLELASGLFDSGLSSESWKAAEGVLQTDSPLGNALKLSLTPKPNDRKGIALSFTTGGFGAIKAVAEGKFSLAWVNPSVLLTMAYRGKGPFRKRLPVRALAVFPSYDVMGFAVRESTGITSISQIKKQRFPLKVSIRRMDKAARKDDSTMFTVAEVLRAAGFTLEDIRRWAGEIRLASRPSDPARRSDIESGAVDAVFDEGIKSWARTALENGFRFLPVEGSVLKHMAALGYRPALMSKARFEGMAADVQTLDFSGWPMIVRADMRGDVAYALCETIERRKDLMPTDNYKPLDVAQLCANDEESPYDVPLHPGAARFYRERGYLK; this is encoded by the coding sequence ATGCCTGTTCAAATAAAACGATACAACGCGGGCATTCAGCGCGCCCGGGGGTTATTGGAATTGGCCTCCGGATTATTCGACAGCGGGCTCTCCTCGGAGTCGTGGAAAGCCGCCGAAGGCGTGCTGCAAACCGATTCTCCCCTCGGCAACGCGCTCAAACTTTCGCTCACGCCCAAGCCGAACGATCGCAAGGGCATCGCCCTCTCTTTCACGACCGGCGGTTTTGGCGCGATCAAAGCGGTCGCCGAAGGCAAGTTTTCGCTCGCGTGGGTCAACCCTTCGGTGCTTTTGACGATGGCCTACCGGGGGAAAGGCCCGTTTCGCAAACGCCTTCCCGTGCGCGCGCTCGCCGTGTTCCCCTCTTACGATGTCATGGGCTTCGCCGTCCGCGAATCGACCGGGATCACGTCCATCTCTCAGATTAAAAAGCAGCGCTTCCCGCTCAAAGTTTCCATCCGGCGGATGGATAAAGCCGCTCGCAAGGACGACTCGACGATGTTCACGGTGGCGGAAGTCTTGCGCGCCGCCGGATTTACGCTGGAGGACATTCGCCGGTGGGCCGGAGAAATTCGTCTAGCAAGCAGGCCCAGCGATCCGGCGCGGCGGTCGGACATTGAAAGCGGCGCGGTCGACGCGGTCTTCGACGAGGGAATCAAAAGCTGGGCGCGCACCGCGCTGGAAAACGGCTTTCGTTTCCTGCCCGTGGAAGGATCGGTCCTGAAGCATATGGCGGCGCTGGGGTACCGGCCGGCCCTCATGTCTAAAGCGCGATTCGAGGGGATGGCCGCGGACGTTCAGACCCTCGATTTCAGCGGCTGGCCGATGATCGTGCGCGCCGACATGCGCGGCGACGTGGCTTACGCGTTATGTGAAACGATCGAAAGGCGAAAGGACTTGATGCCGACGGATAATTATAAGCCGCTCGACGTCGCGCAGCTCTGCGCCAATGACGAAGAGTCGCCTTACGATGTCCCATTGCATCCGGGCGCGGCGCGCTTTTACCGCGAGCGAGGATATTTGAAATAG
- a CDS encoding type II toxin-antitoxin system HicA family toxin, protein MKRSTLLQHLRRHGCYLKREGSSHSLWTNPGTGAVEAIPRHTEIPNRLARKICRNLSIPEIGEE, encoded by the coding sequence ATGAAGCGGAGCACGCTGCTCCAACACCTTCGCAGGCATGGATGCTATCTTAAACGAGAAGGAAGTTCTCACTCGTTGTGGACGAATCCAGGTACCGGTGCTGTGGAAGCAATCCCCCGCCACACAGAAATTCCCAATCGACTTGCCAGAAAAATCTGCCGCAATCTATCGATACCGGAAATTGGCGAGGAATGA
- a CDS encoding quinone oxidoreductase: MKAVRVHQYGGGEVLRYEDVPVPEPGAGEARVKIEAIGVNFIDVYQRTGLYQLKLPFTLGMEAAGVVDQVGPSVSEVKIGDRVAYSMVPGAYAEYAVVPSSRLVPVPKNIDSRAAAATMLQGKTAHYLTRSTYPLKKGDTALVHAAAGGVGLLLVQIAKRRGATIFGTVSTDEKARLAREAGADEIILYTQKDFLAEVRRLTDGRGLNVVYDSVGQSTFEKSLDCLRPRGYLVLFGQSSGPVPPFNLGTLAAKGSLFVTRPTLAHYAITREELLQRANDLFTWIASGELKLRIDKTFPLAEAAEAHRQLEARKTTGKVLLIP, from the coding sequence ATGAAAGCGGTTCGCGTGCATCAGTATGGCGGCGGCGAAGTCCTGCGTTACGAAGACGTCCCGGTTCCCGAGCCGGGCGCGGGAGAGGCGCGTGTCAAGATCGAGGCGATCGGTGTAAATTTCATCGATGTTTACCAGCGCACCGGGCTCTATCAGCTCAAGCTCCCTTTTACGTTGGGGATGGAAGCCGCCGGCGTGGTCGATCAGGTGGGACCCAGTGTCTCGGAAGTGAAAATCGGCGATCGCGTCGCCTATTCGATGGTGCCGGGCGCCTACGCGGAGTATGCGGTCGTCCCCTCTTCCAGGCTGGTTCCGGTTCCGAAGAACATCGACAGCCGCGCCGCCGCGGCGACGATGCTTCAAGGCAAGACGGCGCATTATCTGACCCGCAGCACTTATCCGCTCAAGAAAGGCGACACGGCGCTCGTCCACGCGGCGGCCGGCGGCGTCGGATTGTTGCTCGTTCAAATCGCCAAGCGTCGAGGCGCGACGATTTTCGGCACCGTCTCTACCGATGAAAAGGCCCGCCTTGCGCGCGAGGCCGGCGCCGATGAAATCATTCTATACACGCAGAAAGATTTTTTAGCCGAAGTGAGGAGGCTGACCGACGGGCGCGGCCTGAATGTCGTGTATGACTCCGTGGGCCAGAGCACGTTCGAGAAAAGTCTCGACTGCTTGAGGCCGCGCGGCTATCTGGTTCTGTTCGGACAGTCGAGCGGCCCCGTGCCGCCGTTCAATCTCGGCACGCTCGCCGCCAAGGGATCGCTGTTCGTGACCCGGCCGACGCTGGCTCATTACGCCATCACGAGAGAAGAATTGCTCCAGCGGGCGAATGATCTCTTCACCTGGATCGCCTCCGGCGAACTCAAGCTCAGAATCGATAAAACCTTTCCACTCGCCGAAGCCGCCGAGGCGCACCGCCAGCTCGAAGCCCGGAAGACGACGGGCAAGGTGTTGCTGATACCGTAA
- a CDS encoding amidohydrolase family protein, producing the protein MQLKYGLISVDDHVQEPPDLWTSRLSKSKWGDRVPRLERAPDGTERWLVDGETVLDGRAANAGALMADRNREPGRWEEVPPAAYRPSARLKAMDDAGVDYSALYPTVAGLAGEVFGRLKDPELELACVQAYNDWLIDEWASASERFIPQCLVPIWPAEATIAEIRRAVAKGHRGVVFPSLPMHLRDVPHVSGPEYDPVWAVCEELQVPLCLHAGASPELQYVPPAGLDPALAQALDAVTRPVASVFVISLLSFSRVLVRHPRLRVVLAESALSWGMLYLEWADHQFDHDGLAREGYELKPSQMFRRQCCFTSWYDAVAPFADYVGADNILWSTKFPLATSSWPRTKETIERCMQGVPTETREKVLWKNAASLYRI; encoded by the coding sequence GTGCAATTGAAATACGGCTTGATCAGCGTCGACGACCACGTCCAGGAGCCGCCGGATCTCTGGACGAGCCGGCTTTCAAAGAGTAAGTGGGGCGACCGCGTTCCCCGTCTCGAGCGCGCGCCCGACGGCACGGAGCGGTGGCTGGTCGATGGCGAGACGGTCCTCGACGGGCGCGCGGCCAACGCCGGCGCTTTGATGGCCGACCGCAACCGCGAGCCCGGCCGCTGGGAAGAGGTTCCGCCGGCCGCCTATCGGCCGTCTGCGCGGCTGAAAGCGATGGACGATGCCGGCGTCGACTACTCGGCGCTTTATCCGACGGTGGCGGGGCTGGCGGGAGAAGTCTTCGGCCGATTGAAAGATCCCGAGCTGGAGCTCGCCTGCGTGCAGGCCTACAACGACTGGCTGATCGACGAGTGGGCTTCGGCCAGCGAGCGTTTCATCCCGCAGTGCCTCGTGCCGATCTGGCCCGCCGAAGCGACCATCGCCGAGATCCGCCGCGCCGTCGCCAAAGGCCATCGCGGCGTGGTTTTTCCCTCGCTTCCCATGCACCTCCGCGACGTGCCGCACGTGAGCGGACCCGAGTACGATCCGGTCTGGGCGGTCTGCGAAGAGCTGCAAGTGCCGCTCTGCCTTCACGCCGGCGCATCGCCCGAGCTGCAGTACGTTCCGCCTGCCGGACTCGACCCGGCACTGGCCCAGGCCCTGGATGCCGTGACGCGGCCCGTCGCCAGCGTATTCGTGATCTCGCTGCTTTCTTTCTCGCGCGTGCTCGTGCGCCATCCGCGGCTCCGCGTCGTGCTCGCCGAAAGCGCGCTCAGCTGGGGCATGCTGTACTTGGAATGGGCCGACCATCAGTTCGATCATGACGGTCTCGCCCGCGAAGGCTACGAGCTGAAGCCCTCGCAGATGTTTCGCCGCCAGTGCTGCTTTACCTCGTGGTACGACGCGGTCGCGCCGTTCGCCGATTACGTCGGCGCGGATAATATTCTCTGGTCCACCAAGTTTCCGCTGGCAACCTCAAGCTGGCCGCGGACAAAAGAGACGATCGAGCGCTGCATGCAGGGCGTCCCCACGGAAACGCGCGAGAAGGTCCTGTGGAAAAACGCGGCAAGTCTCTACCGGATCTGA
- a CDS encoding dihydrodipicolinate synthase family protein, with product MAGLNELKKTVKGLVIPIPAVFDGKGEPDLPMIEKLTDWYLDAGVHGFFILGSQGQGPACRIDQRKAVAETVVRRVNKRVPAIVQVGAVDPYTSIELGLHAKQIGADAIGVVGPYYYSDRNEWELIEHYKMVDKAVGLPMLLYNNPEYSGYPISPATMAKLREAAPNIFAAKLAMGNIDQAVNYLRVLSREFVLFIPITQMLPGMLIGVKGSIAAGTPVTVPEAGVELIEAIWAGDLERAQKIQVLLLEHGERMAPIRAYGRRITLEGLRLRGLDVKEYPRWPTKPLTPEHQKLYEQSMTRIVDELSALAGRSAARERKLAV from the coding sequence ATGGCGGGACTCAACGAATTGAAAAAAACGGTGAAGGGGTTGGTGATACCGATCCCGGCGGTATTCGACGGCAAAGGCGAACCGGACCTGCCGATGATCGAAAAGCTGACGGACTGGTATCTCGACGCCGGCGTTCATGGTTTCTTTATCCTGGGATCGCAGGGACAGGGGCCCGCCTGCCGGATCGATCAGCGCAAAGCCGTGGCCGAAACGGTCGTGCGCCGCGTCAACAAGCGCGTCCCGGCTATTGTGCAGGTCGGGGCGGTGGACCCCTACACGAGCATCGAGCTTGGACTGCACGCAAAGCAGATCGGCGCCGACGCGATCGGAGTCGTAGGACCTTACTATTACAGCGACCGCAACGAGTGGGAGCTGATCGAGCACTACAAGATGGTGGACAAGGCGGTGGGGCTGCCGATGCTGCTTTACAACAATCCCGAATACTCCGGCTACCCGATTTCACCGGCGACGATGGCGAAGCTGCGCGAAGCCGCGCCGAACATTTTCGCCGCCAAACTCGCGATGGGCAACATCGACCAGGCGGTGAACTATCTCCGCGTGCTATCGCGCGAGTTCGTGCTGTTCATTCCGATCACGCAGATGCTGCCGGGCATGCTGATCGGCGTGAAAGGGAGCATCGCGGCGGGGACGCCGGTGACTGTGCCGGAAGCGGGCGTCGAGCTTATCGAAGCGATTTGGGCCGGGGACTTGGAGCGGGCGCAGAAAATCCAGGTATTGTTGCTGGAGCACGGCGAGCGCATGGCGCCGATCCGCGCTTACGGGAGGCGGATAACGCTCGAAGGGCTCCGCCTGCGGGGCCTCGACGTCAAGGAGTACCCGCGCTGGCCGACCAAGCCGCTCACGCCGGAGCATCAAAAGCTCTACGAGCAAAGCATGACGCGCATTGTCGATGAGCTGAGCGCGCTCGCGGGGCGGAGCGCGGCGCGGGAGAGAAAGCTGGCGGTCTAG
- a CDS encoding extracellular solute-binding protein, with protein sequence MKIFLSLGALACFALLGAGGSHAGEAKPSSAGEWERTIEAAKKEGKVVVSIPASAELRKGIEKVFKQRFGIEAELNAGRAASIITKIQQEAKSGVPYFDLHMGGSESMVTGLLSEGLLAPLEPAMMLKEIKEPNNWWNGHIWVDNAKRYVYASQAYQVENIWCNSDHVKPEDIRSLTDLLNPKWSGKIGYLDPRNPGAGASMWSFLWKLKGEDYLKKLAGQKLFLSRDQRVLAESLAKGKIALVVGLSYYSLLPFAKAGLPVKSAHIPRDESYVSGGSGNVTIIKGAPHPNATKVFLNWFLGQEGQETYSRAMGQGTRRLDVDTKWLQEFGVIAAKDNLTPEQYTKLENQSEEKILKEREPAAELARKLLD encoded by the coding sequence TTGAAAATTTTCCTATCCCTTGGCGCGCTGGCTTGCTTCGCCCTGCTCGGAGCGGGAGGGTCGCACGCCGGGGAGGCGAAACCGTCCTCCGCCGGCGAATGGGAAAGAACGATAGAGGCGGCGAAGAAGGAAGGCAAGGTGGTCGTTTCCATCCCCGCCAGCGCCGAGCTGAGAAAAGGAATAGAAAAAGTTTTCAAACAGCGCTTCGGCATCGAGGCCGAGCTCAATGCCGGCAGAGCCGCCTCCATCATCACGAAAATCCAGCAGGAGGCGAAGTCCGGCGTGCCATATTTCGATCTTCATATGGGCGGCAGCGAATCGATGGTCACGGGGCTCCTCTCCGAAGGTCTTTTAGCTCCCCTCGAACCGGCGATGATGCTCAAGGAAATCAAAGAGCCGAACAACTGGTGGAACGGGCACATCTGGGTGGACAACGCGAAGCGTTACGTTTACGCCTCGCAGGCCTATCAAGTCGAGAACATCTGGTGCAACTCAGATCATGTCAAGCCCGAGGATATTCGTTCCTTGACCGACTTGCTGAATCCCAAATGGTCCGGCAAGATCGGCTACCTCGATCCGCGTAATCCCGGCGCGGGCGCTTCGATGTGGTCTTTTCTCTGGAAGCTCAAGGGGGAGGACTACTTGAAGAAGCTGGCGGGCCAGAAACTGTTCCTCAGCCGGGACCAACGGGTATTGGCGGAAAGTCTGGCCAAGGGAAAGATCGCGCTGGTCGTCGGCCTTAGTTATTATTCATTGCTTCCGTTCGCCAAAGCCGGACTGCCCGTGAAGTCGGCGCACATTCCGCGCGACGAAAGTTACGTAAGCGGCGGCAGCGGCAACGTGACGATCATCAAAGGCGCTCCCCATCCCAACGCGACGAAGGTGTTCCTCAACTGGTTCCTGGGGCAGGAAGGACAGGAAACCTATTCGCGAGCGATGGGCCAGGGGACGCGCCGCCTCGACGTCGATACCAAATGGTTACAAGAGTTCGGCGTCATTGCCGCAAAAGATAACCTTACCCCGGAGCAGTACACGAAGCTCGAAAATCAGTCGGAAGAAAAAATCCTCAAAGAGCGTGAGCCGGCAGCCGAGCTCGCGCGCAAGCTTCTCGACTGA